The Streptomyces sp. NBC_01298 genome contains the following window.
CGCTGACGCCCGGCACGGTCCTCAACGGTGACGCGCACGGCGGTCACCGGACCGCCGAACTGCTCGGCCTGCGCAACCACCAGGTGCTCATCGGCTCCGACCGCGTGCCCAGCCCGCAGGAATGGCGCGACCTGGTGTGGCTGGCGGAGACGCCGATGACCGGCCCCGAGGTCTTCTACAAGTTCGAGATGCACCGCTTCGCCCGGCAGAACTTCCCCGAGATCAAGGGCATGCTGCTCGGCGCCGCCGCCGACGAGATCAATGGCGGCTACATACCCAACTTCGCCGGTGAGGGCGGAGACTGGACCGACTTCGAGTCCAACCTCCGTGATCTGCACCGGCGCCAGGCGCTGGAGCGCAACCCGAAACTCGGCCACTGGTGGGAGCACGAGGGCGTTCCGCTGCTCAATGACGCGGCGATCGACCCCGCGTCCCCGTACGCGGGCGACCACTACGCCGGATACTTCGCCTGGCAGTACCGCACCCTCGAGCAGTACAACGTCTGGCACGAGGACCGAACTGCCGCGGGCAACGGGGTCGAGGCCCGAGTGCCGTTCCTCGACCACCGCCTCGTCGAGCTCGTCGCCCGGATTCCCGCCCACCGCCGCTCCGCACTGCTGTGGGACAAGCGGATCGTGCGCGACGCGATGAAGGGCATCCTCCCCGAGGAGATCCGCACCCGCCCCAAGGGCTACTTCTTCTATGGCGAGGGCGCCCGCCACACCAACCGCGCCCTCACCACCATGCTCGCGCAGGACGGTGCCGCCCTGCTGGAGCAAGCGCTCTCCAGCGACAACGCCCGCCGCTACCTCAACGCCGACGGCCTGCGCACCGCGCTCGACCGGCTCACCCACAGTCCGAGCACCGGAAGCATCGAACTGCTCCTGCGGATCGTCAACCTCGGCCTGCTGGAAGGCATGACGGCGGAGCTGCCGTCACCCCCGTCGCAGGCGGCCGCTCGCCCCAAGCCGGTGGAACTGATCGTCGACGACTGGGAGCGCAGCGCCCCGCAGATCATCGCCCAGGTGGTCGCGGAGCCGGATCTCGACCAGGAGACGGTGTACACCCTCGCCGACGGCGTACTGCTCGCCACGGTGCCGGCCGAGCCGGACAGCTGGTTCCTCGTCGTCGACGGCAGCTTCGAATACGAGATCTCGGCAGTCGACGACGCGGGTTGGCTCGCTCTCCTGCGGACCCTCGACGGAACCCTGACCCTGGCCCAGGTGCTGGAAAAGACGGACGGCCGCCTCGACGACGTCGCCGAACTGTTCCAAGAGGCCATGGCCGTCGGCGTGATCACCGCGAAGCCCGGGACCGAGGAGCCGGTGCAGCGATGAGTACGGCGCCCCCGGCCTCCGCGGAGGCCGGCCGCACGGGTTTCCTGGCCCGCGCCTTCGACCGTACGGCCTGGCCTCCGCGAGGCGTCCGGCTGCTGTCGGCGGCCGTGATGGCGGTCTTCTCCGCGGCCCTCTGGTGGCAGGGCGGTTCCTGGCGCGCGGCCGCCGTGCTGGTCGGCGTGGACGCGCTGGCCGGACTGCTGCCCTGGCGGATGCCCCGGACCCTGCGCACCGGAGCGGCCTACTGGAGCGAGAACGCGATCGCCCTCGCCGTGCCGATCGCCTTCATCGCGTACTCCGCGGGCACCGGGGCGGACTGGCTCACGCAGGGCACCTCCTGGTGGTGGTACGCGGTGGCGCTCGCCTTGGACGCGGGGCTGCTGCTGGCCGGAGGCATGGACTTCCGCCTGCTGTTCTCCGGGGACCTGGCCTTCCTGATGGGGCCGAGCACACCGCTCCAGGCCAGGACCAGAGCGACCACGGGGACCCTGGCGCCCTTCGGAGAGGAGGCGCTGTACCGGTCGGTGGCCGTCACCGTGGCGGGGCCCGCCGGCCTCGTGACCTCGCTGCTGGGCGCCGCCGCCTTCATCGCCCGCCATCACGTCGGGGACAGCCGGTGGCGCAAGGCCCCGCGCGTCCTGGCGGTGGAGCTGCTGGCCGCGCTGTCCCTGCTGGGCCTGGTGGCCCTGTCGGGCTCCGTCTATCCGGCGCTGTTGGCGCACTTGGTCAACAACGCACCGTCCGTACTGCTCGAGCTTCAGCGCTCAGAGAAGGAGAGCCATGGCTGACAACTCGTCGTCCTGCCTGCCGGAGTTGCGCGTCCAGGGCCTTCTCCCGGACGCGCCGCTCTGCATCTTTCAGGCGGGTTCCATCGTGCGCGGCTGGGGCAACCCCACCAGCGACATCGATCTCTTCGTCATCACGGACGGGGTGTGGGGCGGGAGCCTGACCGGCGCCCCCATTCCGCTGGGCGCGGATGTCTTCCGGTCTTTCGAGACCTATGCGCAAGGAACTCGATGCGATGTCCGGTTCCTGACGGACGCCCAGGTCGACACCGTTTTGGCGAAGGTGTCGCACGAGGCGTTCGACAGTGCCGTGGGCGAGGGAATTCAGCTCGACCGCCAGGAGACGGTCCTGCTGGAATGGCTGCGTCATGGTCAGGCCCTCGAATCCGAGGAGTGGCTGAACCGGCGCGCGGACGAACTCAAGGCGTCGGCCTTCGGTTCCATGCTGGTCCAGCGCGGCCTCAACTACGCGGATTCCCGTGTCGAGGACGCCGTGGGGCAGATGTCGATCGGCGACCTGGAGAGCGCGGTGCTTTCGGCCCGGGTGGCCCTGGAATACGCCGTGGACGCGCTGCTCGCCTCGTACAACGAGTACGGGCAGAACGCCAAGTGGCGGGCCAGGCGGTTCCGTGCCGTGGAGCAGTCGGTGCTCTCGTTCGATGAGTACTGGGCGCTGGAGACCATGCGGACCTTCGATCCGGCCGACCCTGCGGCGTGGGTCAACGAAGTCCTCCCCGTGTGCCGAAAGATTTCGATGGAAGTGATTCTCTGATGGCAGAGCAGCCGGTCCTCGCCCTCGACCAAGTCCCCTCGTACCGGCCCGATGTCCGGGTCCGCAATGTACGAGGCGGCTACCTGGTCGCAGTGGCCAACAATGCGTTCGAACTGTCCGAAACTGCGAGCTTCATCTGGAAGCAGATCAACGGGCAAAATTCGATCGCCGATATCGGACGGCTACTGGCCACCGAATACGACATCGATACGGATACCGCAACCGCGGACACCAAGGAAATTCTTGAATATCTCGCGACGACCGGTTCCGTCGTCTTCTGACGTGATGGGAAAGAGATGAACACATCCATGCTCACAGCGAACTCGTGGCTGACGCCCGAGGGTACGCGATCCGCCTCCGTGAAGTGGAGCGAAGGCGCCCTGTCCATTTCCGATCCGCTGGGAGGCGGCATCTCGGCCCCCGGCGGCTATTTCGCGCCGAGCCTGCCGGTCGAGGTCCACTGTCACGGGCTGGGTGACGTCGACTTCTCCGACTTCAGCCGCATGGATCTGAAGGAACTCAACGAGGCCGCGCGGACGGAGGGGATCATCTGTATTCCCACGCTGTACCTCCGCCAGGAGCGCCTCGACGACTTCGTCGGATTCATGGGTGAATTCTCCCGGATGCGCGCGGACGGGGAACTCCCGTACGTCGGAGCGATGGCCCTGGAGGGCCCGCTGGTCGCCAGCTTCGGCGGTACCCCGGCCAGCTCCGTATGGGCTCCGTCGCGCGGGGAGTGGGAGAAGCTGGCGTCCTGCGGGCCGCTCGGACTCGTCTACCTCATGGTCTCGCCCGACGCGCTGACGGCCGGCTCGTACCTGGCCCCGGCGCTGCCGATCGGCTACCCCGACCTGGAATGGATCGTCACCACCCTGGTGGAGCGCGGCGTCCGTCCGGCCCTCGGCCACTTCACCCGCGAGGACCCCCAGCTGGGAGCCGACTGCGTGGAGGCCGCGATCAGCGCGGCCGAGGCGGCGGACTTCCCCGGAAGGGGCGTCCGGGTGATCACGGACCACCTCTTCAACGAGATGCCGCTGCTGATCAAGCACGCGTTCCGCACCACGCGGGCCAAGGCCGAGCGCGAACGGATCATCGCCTCCTACGACCTCCCGTCCTGGAACCTGGCGGACCTGCACGAGCAGGCCGGTCCCGTACCGGCGGCGATCATCCGCGCCGCGCACGCCGGCCGCATCACCGCCTGCCTCAACTTCGACGGTGAGCACGTGGACTTCGCCATCGCACAGCGCGCGGTGGAGCTGGCCGGGCCCTCGAACATGATGCTGATGACGGACCGCAGCGACACCCCTGACCTCGGGGGCCAGCACCTGCACCGCGACTCCGAGAACTCCCTGTGGTACCAGGGCGACGGCGTCGTGGCGGCCGGCACGCAGCCGATCGACAAGCAGATCGCCAACGTGCGAGGCCTCGGCGTGCCGGAATCCGACATCTGGCACCTCATCTCCTTCACCGCCTACCGCACCTTCTTCCCGGAGGTCGACCTGCTCGGCCGCCGGCCGGAGCGCGGCTGCTTCGTGGTCGACGGCAAGCGGATCGCCGTCGGCTGATCCGACGGCTCGAGGGGGGAGCGCCCGTGGTCATGTTCGAACCCGATCCCGACTGTGTCGTGTGCGTGTGCCACGACGTGTCCGAGGCGGAGATCGTCGCCGTGATCCGGACAGGGGCGGGCTCGCCACAGGCCGTCGGCGACGGCTGCCTGGCGGGCACGGGCTGCGGGAGCTGCGTCGAGGCGCTCCACGAGTTGATCGAGGACTTCGGATGAACAGAGGGAACCCCGGATGAACCAAGGCGCATGGATGGACACACCCACGGGTGAGGCGGACCTCAGGGCGTTCATGAGCATGCTGCCCCCCGAGCCCCGCATGCGTGTGGTCGAGTTCACCCAAGGGCGTGCGGAACTCGACAGCGGCCGGGTCGAGGGTGCGGAGACCATCTACGAACGGGTCACCGGCCTGCGCCCGTCCATCTCCCTGCATCACGCCGGGCCGGACGCCACGGCCTTCGCCGGCCAGGAGCTCAGCGGCATCTGGTGCGGGGGGCCGGGCACGTTCCCCACTCCGCAGGACACGCGGGCGGCGCTGGGCGGCTTCCACCGGGCGCTCACGCGGCACGGTGCGCTGCACCTGGACGTGGACCGCCCGTCGTGGGAGCGCGCCGAGACGGCCGAGGAGCTTGTCGACCTCCTCGCCACGACCGGCTTCCGTCCCGAGCGGGTCGACTGCGAGCCCACCCGCATCCGCATTCTCGCCATGAAGACTTGGCGCTGCTGTGCCGACGGTCCCCGCCAGTTCCACGACACCCACGCCGTCTGGTAGGAGCCCATGATGATGTCCTCGCCGCAACCCGCCCCGCACGACCGATCGGTTTTCTGGCGGCTGTGGACGGCCCACAGCACCAGCGCCTTCGGTACGGCCGTCACGACCGTCGCGATGCCGCTCGTGGCCGTCCTCGAACTGGACGCCACCACCTTCGAGACCAGCGTGGTGGCGGCGGCGACCATGTGCGCGTGGCTGCTGTTCGGGCTGCCGTCCGGGGTGATCGTGGACCGCCTGCCGCTGCGTCCGGTGCTGGTCGTCGCCGACCTGGTCCGGGCCGCCGCGCTGGTTTCCGTACCGGTGGCCGTCTACCTGGACTCGCTCACCCTGGCCCAGCTGGTGATCGTCTCCTTCGTCATCAGCGTGGCGAGCGTGATCTTCGAAGTCGGATACTCGACATACCTGCCCGCTGTGGTCACCAAGGACCGGCTGACCGCCAGCAACAGCCTGCTGCAGGGCAGCGAGTCGGTCTCCCAGGTGGCGGGCCCGGCGCTGGGCGGCGGCCTGGTGCAGGCCCTCGGTGCCGCGTACAGCCTGATCGCGGACGTGGT
Protein-coding sequences here:
- a CDS encoding CPBP family glutamic-type intramembrane protease, producing the protein MSTAPPASAEAGRTGFLARAFDRTAWPPRGVRLLSAAVMAVFSAALWWQGGSWRAAAVLVGVDALAGLLPWRMPRTLRTGAAYWSENAIALAVPIAFIAYSAGTGADWLTQGTSWWWYAVALALDAGLLLAGGMDFRLLFSGDLAFLMGPSTPLQARTRATTGTLAPFGEEALYRSVAVTVAGPAGLVTSLLGAAAFIARHHVGDSRWRKAPRVLAVELLAALSLLGLVALSGSVYPALLAHLVNNAPSVLLELQRSEKESHG
- a CDS encoding PqqD family peptide modification chaperone, giving the protein MAEQPVLALDQVPSYRPDVRVRNVRGGYLVAVANNAFELSETASFIWKQINGQNSIADIGRLLATEYDIDTDTATADTKEILEYLATTGSVVF
- a CDS encoding (2Fe-2S)-binding protein; translation: MFEPDPDCVVCVCHDVSEAEIVAVIRTGAGSPQAVGDGCLAGTGCGSCVEALHELIEDFG
- the asnB gene encoding asparagine synthase (glutamine-hydrolyzing) codes for the protein MCGIAGVARIDGNALPEEAGGLLEAFARTLAHRGPDDRRLLCDGPVGMAFNRLSLVNPENGAQPLVSADGNVVLIANGEVYNHRELAAGLPSGTRLSTGSDCEVLLYLYQRDGLRFLDRVNGMFAFVLWDRARNILLMARDRFGIKPLYYHRDNERIVFGSEIKALFADGATPRRIDWTRALSEYDMNATPAFVHGRVTTWFEDIQLVAPGTILQIRLQDGATTEHRYWELPGPDGDSDMTDEDYVETFRDLLAASVADCATADTDLGLFLSGGIDSAAVAALAPGNGLQTFTALTPGTVLNGDAHGGHRTAELLGLRNHQVLIGSDRVPSPQEWRDLVWLAETPMTGPEVFYKFEMHRFARQNFPEIKGMLLGAAADEINGGYIPNFAGEGGDWTDFESNLRDLHRRQALERNPKLGHWWEHEGVPLLNDAAIDPASPYAGDHYAGYFAWQYRTLEQYNVWHEDRTAAGNGVEARVPFLDHRLVELVARIPAHRRSALLWDKRIVRDAMKGILPEEIRTRPKGYFFYGEGARHTNRALTTMLAQDGAALLEQALSSDNARRYLNADGLRTALDRLTHSPSTGSIELLLRIVNLGLLEGMTAELPSPPSQAAARPKPVELIVDDWERSAPQIIAQVVAEPDLDQETVYTLADGVLLATVPAEPDSWFLVVDGSFEYEISAVDDAGWLALLRTLDGTLTLAQVLEKTDGRLDDVAELFQEAMAVGVITAKPGTEEPVQR